Proteins encoded together in one Anticarsia gemmatalis isolate Benzon Research Colony breed Stoneville strain chromosome 1, ilAntGemm2 primary, whole genome shotgun sequence window:
- the LOC142983756 gene encoding zinc finger protein 706-like produces MARGQQKIQSQAKAAEKASKLKKQQGHSATDQKKAAQKALVHVCAVCKAQMPDPKTYKQHFENKHPKNDLPEDLKSV; encoded by the exons ATGGCTCGGGGACAACAAAAAATTCAATCACAAGCTAAGGCGGCAGAAAAGGCTTCTAAGCTCAAGAAACAACAGGGCCACAGTGCCACAGACCAGAAAAAAGCTGCACAGAAAGCTCTCGTCCATGTGTGTGCTGTGTGCAAG gCTCAGATGCCAGACCCCAAGACCTACaaacaacattttgaaaataaacatccTAAAAATGACCTACCAGAAGACTTAAAATCAGTCTAA
- the LOC142984049 gene encoding leucine carboxyl methyltransferase 1 — protein sequence MDNIKSWTAEDEAIIATNTDATECKRCAVELGYWKDDYISYFVRHVDRKAPEINRGYYARVRAMELFIHQFLERCGTKCQIINLGCGYDTLYWRLKDTTQAVGNFIELDFPAVTTKKCHIIKRNKQLLQKISNEDGEVMIREGDLHSDGYHLLGCDLRCLAEVRRKLAAAGADGRVPALLLAECVLVYLRPDAADALLRHLAATFPRCALLQYEQCNLADKFGEVMVRNLAARGCVLAGERLCREPAAQAERLLALGFEHARSWDMETVWRSLPEDERARTEAREMLDERELLLQLNTHYALTVASRGDMFADIDLNA from the exons ATGGATAACATCAAGTCATGGACGGCCGAAGACGAGGCCATTATCGCTACCAATACGGATGCGACAGAGTGCAAGCGGTGCGCAGTAGAGCTGGGCTATTGGAAGGATGACTACATCAGTTACTTCGTACGCCACGTTGACCGCAAGGCGCCCGAGATCAACCGTGGCTACTACGCAAGAGTCCGGGCCATGGAGTTGTTTATTCACCAGTTCTTAGAG CGGTGCGGTACCAAGTGCCAAATCATCAATCTAGGTTGTGGTTACGATACACTGTACTGGCGCCTCAAGGACACCACTCAGGCGGTAGGAAACTTCATCGAACTAGATTTCCCCGCCGTCACCACTAAGAAGTGCCACATTATCAAGAGGAACAAGCAGCTACTGCAGAAGATATCTAATGAAG ACGGCGAGGTGATGATCCGCGAGGGCGACCTGCACTCGGACGGCTACCACCTGCTGGGCTGCGACCTGCGCTGCCTGGCCGAGGTGCGGCGCAAgctggcggcggcgggcgcggacGGCCGCGTGCCGGCGCTGCTGCTGGCCGAGTGCGTGCTGGTGTACCTGCGGCCCGACGCCGCCGACGCGCTGCTGCGCCACCTGGCCGCCACGTTCCCGCGCTGCGCGCTGCTGCAGTACGAGCAGTGCAACCTGGCCGACAAGTTCGGCGAGGTCATGGTGCGCAACCTGGCGGCGCGCGGCTGCGTGCTGGCGGGCGAGCGCCTGTGCCGCGAGCCGGCCGCGCAGGCCGAGCGCCTGCTGGCGCTGGGCTTCGAGCACGCGCGCTCGTGGGACATGGAGACCGTGTGGCGCTCGCTGCCCGAGGACGAGCGCGCGCGCACCGAGGCCCGGGAGATGCTGGACGAGCGCGAGCTGCTGCTGCAGCTCAACACGCACTACGCGCTCACCGTGGCGTCGCGCGGCGACATGTTCGCCGACATCGATCTCAACGCGTAG
- the Acadvl gene encoding acyl-CoA dehydrogenase very long chain isoform X1: protein MKGAKLLTCANRCIAGKSPSLHSARCMASKAAARAGPRHSASFTLNLFRGHFEPAQVFPFPEALSDDQRQMLQELVPPVEKFFQEVNDPAKNDADSQIEAGTVAGLWELGAFGLQVPAELGGLGLSNTQYARLVEVVGAHDLGVGITLGAHQSIGFKGILLFGTPEQKSKYLPRVTGGEYAAFCLTEPSSGSDAGSIKSRAVLSPDGKHFVLNGSKIWISNGGIAEIMTVFAQTPIEKDGKTVDKVTAFIVERAFGGVSSGPPENKMGIKCSNTTEVYYEDVKIPVENVLGGIGNGFKVAMNILNNGRFGMAAALAGTQRAAIRQAAEHAATRVQFGKKLAEFGAVQEKLARMCMLQYTTESLAYMVSGNMDTGAQDYHLEAAISKVFASDSAWTVVDEAIQILGGMGFMKATGLERVLRDLRIFRIFEGTNDILRLFVALTGIQFAGSHLQELQRAFKNPTAHLGLIFSEAGRRASAAVGLARGPDLAPLLAPELRTLGAELGKLVAEHGRCVEAALVRHGRGIVDEQFVLNRLASSAIDAYTAACVLSRASRAARLRLESAPQELRLAEAWAEECVTRMPHSLSATRDPRSLRQFKRLGELGASVAAAGGQATPNPLNL from the exons atgaAGGGTGCTAAGTTGTTAACGTGTGCAAATCGTTGCATAGCGGGAAAGTCGCCTTCGCTGCACag CGCACGATGCATGGCGTCGAaggcggcggcgcgcgccggGCCGCGCCACAGCGCCTCCTTCACGCTCAACCTGTTCCGCGGCCACTTCGAGCCCGCGCAGGTGTTCCCCTTCCCCGAGGCGCTCTCCGACGACCAGCGCCAGATGCTGCAGGAACTCGTGCCACCCGTCGAAAAGTTCTTCCAAGAG GTGAACGATCCCGCGAAAAATGATGCAGATTCTCAGATCGAAGCGGGGACGGTGGCAGGGTTGTGGGAGCTGGGAGCCTTCGGGCTGCAGGTGCCGGCCGAGCTCGGCGGCCTCGGGTTGTCCAACACGCAGTACGCGCGCCTGGTGGAGGTGGTGGGCGCGCACGACCTGGGCGTGGGCATCACGCTGGGCGCGCATCAGTCCATCGGCTTCAAGGGCATCCTGCTGTTCGGCACGCCGGAGCAGAAGTCCAAGTACTTGCCGCGCGTCACGGGCGGGGAGTACGCCGCCTTCTGCCTCACCGAGCCGTCGTCGGGCTCCGACGCGGGCTCCATCAA GTCGCGCGCCGTGCTGTCGCCTGATGGCAAGCACTTCGTCCTGAACGGCTCCAAGATCTGGATCAGTAACGGAGGCATCGCAGAGATAATGACCGTGTTCGCCCAGACCCCCATAGAGAAGGATGGCAAGACGGTCGATAAG GTGACCGCTTTCATCGTGGAGCGGGCGTTCGGCGGCGTGTCGTCCGGCCCGCCGGAGAACAAGATGGGCATCAAGTGCTCCAACACCACCGAGGTGTACTACGAGGACGTGAAGATCCCCGTGGAGAACGTGCTGGGCGGCATCGGCAACGGGTTCAAGGTGGCCATGAACATCCTCAACAACGGGCGCTTCGGCATGGCGGCGGCGCTGGCCGGCACGCAGCGGGCCGCCATCCGCCAGGCGGCCGAGCACGCCGCCACCCGCGTGCAGTTCGGCAAGAAGCTGGCCGAGTTCGGCGCCGTGCAGGAGAAGCTGGCGCGCATGTGCATGCTGCAGTACACCACCGAGTCGCTGGCCTACATGGTGAGCGGCAACATGGACACGGGCGCGCAGGACTACCACCTCGAGGCCGCCATCTCCAAGGTGTTCGCGTCCGACTCGGCGTGGACCGTCGTGGACGAGGCCATCCAGATCCTGGGCGGCATGGGCTTCATGAAGGCCACGGGGCTCGAGCGCGTGCTGCGCGACCTGCGCATCTTCCGCATCTTCGAGGGCACCAACGACATCCTGCGCCTGTTCGTGGCGCTCACCGGCATCCAGTTCGCCGGCTCGCACCTGCAGGAGCTGCAGCGCGCCTTCAAGAACCCCACGGCGCACCTCGGCCTCATCTTCAGCGAGGCCGGGCGCCGCGCCTCGGCCGCCGTGGGGCTCGCGCGGGGCCCCGACCTGGCGCCGCTGCTGGCGCCCGAGCTGCGCACGCTGGGCGCCGAGCTCGGCAAGCTGGTGGCCGAGCACGGGCGCTGCGTGGAGGCGGCGCTGGTGCGCCACGGGCGCGGCATCGTGGACGAGCAGTTCGTGCTCAACCGCCTGGCGTCGTCCGCCATCGACGCCTACACGGCCGCCTGCGTGCTGTCGCGCGCCTCCCGCGCCGCGCGCCTGCGCCTGGAGTCGGCGCCGCAGGAGCTGCGCCTGGCCGAGGCGTGGGCCGAGGAGTGCGTGACCCGCATGCCGCACTCGCTCAGCGCCACGCGCGACCCGCGCTCGCTGCGCCAGTTCAAGCGCCTGGGCGAGCTGGGCGCCAgcgtggcggcggcgggcggccaGGCCACGCCCAACCCGCTCAACCTGTAG
- the Xpac gene encoding DNA repair protein complementing XP-A cells homolog Xpac → MASEEEEIAAPEDIVETTSNETQTNEDSLTTAQRARIERNRLRARALRDARLVQRPPTDGGTARASAPDTGGGFLPEEDASASPPRQSARPAPIVDPSERPRCEECGRSFAQSYLFDSFAHPVCDACRDDADAHALLTRTEAKALFLLKDCDLDLRAPALRCVRRRNPHGSRLGDMRLYLRAQVEARALLVWGSEEALERERERRDEARARSKHKQTARRLRALRMDVRSSLFDRTRAAHEHDFGAERYDAASDQYERTCASCGHVESYEKM, encoded by the exons ATGGCGAGCGAAGAGGAGGAGATCGCAGCTCCCGAAGACATCGTCGAGACGACGTCTAACGAGACGCAGACGAACGAGGATTCGCTTACGACCGCACAGCGCGCCCGCATCGAGCGCAACCGCCTGCGAGCGCGGGCCCTGCGCGACGCGCGCCTCGTGCAGCGACCGCCCAC GGACGGCGGCACGGCGCGCGCCTCCGCGCCCGATACGGGCGGCGGCTTCCTGCCCGAGGAGGACGCGAGCGCCTCGCCGCCGCGGCAGAGCGCGCGCCCCGCGCCCATCGTGGACCCGAGCGAGCGGCCGCGCTGCGAGGAGTGCGGGCGCTCGTTCGCGCAGTCGTACCTGTTCGACTCGTTCGCGCACCCCGTGTGCGACGCGTGCCGCGACGACGCGGACGCCCACGCGCTGCTCACGCGCACCGAGGCCAAGGCGCTGTTCCTGCTCAAGGACTGCGACCTGGACCTGCGCGCGCCGGCGCTGCGCTGCGTGCGGCGCCGCAACCCGCACGGCTCGCGGCTCGGCGACATGCGCCTGTACCTGCGCGCGCAGGTGGAGGCGCGCGCGCTGCTCGTGTGGGGCTCGGAGGAGGCGCTGGAGCGCGAGCGCGAGCGGCGCGACGAGGCGCGCGCGCGCTCCAAGCACAAGCAGACGGCGCGGCGGCTGCGCGCGCTGCGCATGGACGTGCGCTCGAGCCTGTTCGACCGCACGCGCGCCGCGCACGAGCACGACTTCGGCGCCGAGCGCTACGACGCCGCCAGCGACCAGTACGAGCGCACGTGCGCCTCGTGCGGCCACGTCGAGTCCTACGAGAAGATGTAG
- the Hydr1 gene encoding abhydrolase domain containing Hydr1, giving the protein MTEVTTHIENSQSSQHWSTLEYNICILDVVFILFSIYFLVYVILIMLGIFMYIFEIKKELLVGFSLSILYITYYLVEVVKKPILICRESEFRQFLEENVPVLSEHYWPTPWCVESRLQTVLGSVLRSRLLPPVKYRREVLRLSDGGQVALDWVEGAEGAEERPRAVLLVLPGLTGSADADYVRCLAAAAGALRARCVVFNNRGLGGLPLTTPRLYCAVSHSDLAEVVRAVRAASGDVPLLAAGVSLGGLILGHYLAEHGERALVHAALVVSSPLDVVKGSECMERPPFNALLSYHMARNLRNTVRAHSPLREGPWDWRGVDAARSVREFDAAFTTKHFGFDSVAAYYRAASLRDKLGRVRVPLLCLCAADDPFQPLAAIPVAEAEAAGRGGRRVALAVTARGGHIGFLEGWWPARAAHSQYIARLTAQYFAALLTQPARLHRPAC; this is encoded by the exons ATGACAGAAGTGACAACACATATAGAGAACAGTCAGTCAAGTCAACATTGGAGTACTTTggaatacaatatttgtattcttgacgtagtttttattttattttcgatttattttcttgtttatgtAATACTAATCATGTTaggtatttttatgtacatatttgaaataaaaaaagaattactGGTGGGGTTTTCACTATCAATATTGTACATAACCTATTATCTAGTGGAAGTGGTCAAG AAGCCGATACTGATATGTCGTGAGAGCGAGTTTCGTCAGTTCCTGGAGGAGAACGTGCCTGTACTGAGCGAGCACTACTGGCCTACGCCGTGGTGCGTCGAGTCGCGGCTGCAGACGGTCCTGGGCTCGGTATTACGCTCGCGCCTACTGCCGCCCGTCAAGTATCGGCG TGAGGTGCTGCGGCTGTCGGACGGCGGGCAGGTGGCGCTGGACTGGGTGGAGGGCGCGGAGGGCGCGGAGGAGCGGCCGCGCGCCGTGCTGCTGGTGCTGCCGGGGCTCACGGGCAGCGCCGACGCCGACTACGTGCGCTgcctggcggcggcggcgggcgcccTGCGCGCGCGCTGCGTGGTGTTCAACAACCGCGGGCTGGGCGGCCTGCCGCTCACCACGCCGCGCCTGTACTGCGCCGTGAGCCACAGCGACCTGGCCGAGGTGGTCCGCGCCGTGCGCGCCGCCAGCGGCGACGTGCCGCTGCTGGCGGCCGGCGTGTCGCTGGGCGGGCTCATCCTGGGCCACTACCTGGCCGAGCACGGCGAGCGCGCGCTCGTGCACGCCGCGCTCGTGGTGTCGTCGCCGCTGGACGTGGTGAAGGGCTCGGAGTGCATGGAGCGGCCGCCCTTCAACGCGCTGCTGTCGTACCACATGGCGCGCAACCTGCGCAACACGGTGCGCGCGCACTCGCCGCTGCGCGAGGGCCCGTGGGACTGGCGCGGCGTGGACGCGGCGCGCTCGGTGCGCGAGTTCGACGCGGCCTTCACCACCAAGCACTTCGGCTTCGACTCGGTGGCGGCGTACTACCGCGCCGCGTCGCTGCGGGACAAGCTGGGCCGCGTGCGGGTGCCGCTGCTGTGCCTGTGCGCGGCCGACGACCCGTTCCAGCCGCTGGCCGCCATCCCCGTGGCCGAGGCGGAGGCGgcggggcgcggcgggcggcgcgtggCGCTGGCCGTGACGGCGCGCGGCGGCCACATCGGCTTCCTGGAGGGCTGGTGGCCGGCGCGCGCGGCGCACTCGCAGTACATCGCGCGCCTCACCGCGCAGTACTTCGCGGCGCTGCTCACGCAGCCCGCGCGCCTGCACCGGCCCGCCTGCTGA
- the Acadvl gene encoding acyl-CoA dehydrogenase very long chain isoform X2, with product MASKAAARAGPRHSASFTLNLFRGHFEPAQVFPFPEALSDDQRQMLQELVPPVEKFFQEVNDPAKNDADSQIEAGTVAGLWELGAFGLQVPAELGGLGLSNTQYARLVEVVGAHDLGVGITLGAHQSIGFKGILLFGTPEQKSKYLPRVTGGEYAAFCLTEPSSGSDAGSIKSRAVLSPDGKHFVLNGSKIWISNGGIAEIMTVFAQTPIEKDGKTVDKVTAFIVERAFGGVSSGPPENKMGIKCSNTTEVYYEDVKIPVENVLGGIGNGFKVAMNILNNGRFGMAAALAGTQRAAIRQAAEHAATRVQFGKKLAEFGAVQEKLARMCMLQYTTESLAYMVSGNMDTGAQDYHLEAAISKVFASDSAWTVVDEAIQILGGMGFMKATGLERVLRDLRIFRIFEGTNDILRLFVALTGIQFAGSHLQELQRAFKNPTAHLGLIFSEAGRRASAAVGLARGPDLAPLLAPELRTLGAELGKLVAEHGRCVEAALVRHGRGIVDEQFVLNRLASSAIDAYTAACVLSRASRAARLRLESAPQELRLAEAWAEECVTRMPHSLSATRDPRSLRQFKRLGELGASVAAAGGQATPNPLNL from the exons ATGGCGTCGAaggcggcggcgcgcgccggGCCGCGCCACAGCGCCTCCTTCACGCTCAACCTGTTCCGCGGCCACTTCGAGCCCGCGCAGGTGTTCCCCTTCCCCGAGGCGCTCTCCGACGACCAGCGCCAGATGCTGCAGGAACTCGTGCCACCCGTCGAAAAGTTCTTCCAAGAG GTGAACGATCCCGCGAAAAATGATGCAGATTCTCAGATCGAAGCGGGGACGGTGGCAGGGTTGTGGGAGCTGGGAGCCTTCGGGCTGCAGGTGCCGGCCGAGCTCGGCGGCCTCGGGTTGTCCAACACGCAGTACGCGCGCCTGGTGGAGGTGGTGGGCGCGCACGACCTGGGCGTGGGCATCACGCTGGGCGCGCATCAGTCCATCGGCTTCAAGGGCATCCTGCTGTTCGGCACGCCGGAGCAGAAGTCCAAGTACTTGCCGCGCGTCACGGGCGGGGAGTACGCCGCCTTCTGCCTCACCGAGCCGTCGTCGGGCTCCGACGCGGGCTCCATCAA GTCGCGCGCCGTGCTGTCGCCTGATGGCAAGCACTTCGTCCTGAACGGCTCCAAGATCTGGATCAGTAACGGAGGCATCGCAGAGATAATGACCGTGTTCGCCCAGACCCCCATAGAGAAGGATGGCAAGACGGTCGATAAG GTGACCGCTTTCATCGTGGAGCGGGCGTTCGGCGGCGTGTCGTCCGGCCCGCCGGAGAACAAGATGGGCATCAAGTGCTCCAACACCACCGAGGTGTACTACGAGGACGTGAAGATCCCCGTGGAGAACGTGCTGGGCGGCATCGGCAACGGGTTCAAGGTGGCCATGAACATCCTCAACAACGGGCGCTTCGGCATGGCGGCGGCGCTGGCCGGCACGCAGCGGGCCGCCATCCGCCAGGCGGCCGAGCACGCCGCCACCCGCGTGCAGTTCGGCAAGAAGCTGGCCGAGTTCGGCGCCGTGCAGGAGAAGCTGGCGCGCATGTGCATGCTGCAGTACACCACCGAGTCGCTGGCCTACATGGTGAGCGGCAACATGGACACGGGCGCGCAGGACTACCACCTCGAGGCCGCCATCTCCAAGGTGTTCGCGTCCGACTCGGCGTGGACCGTCGTGGACGAGGCCATCCAGATCCTGGGCGGCATGGGCTTCATGAAGGCCACGGGGCTCGAGCGCGTGCTGCGCGACCTGCGCATCTTCCGCATCTTCGAGGGCACCAACGACATCCTGCGCCTGTTCGTGGCGCTCACCGGCATCCAGTTCGCCGGCTCGCACCTGCAGGAGCTGCAGCGCGCCTTCAAGAACCCCACGGCGCACCTCGGCCTCATCTTCAGCGAGGCCGGGCGCCGCGCCTCGGCCGCCGTGGGGCTCGCGCGGGGCCCCGACCTGGCGCCGCTGCTGGCGCCCGAGCTGCGCACGCTGGGCGCCGAGCTCGGCAAGCTGGTGGCCGAGCACGGGCGCTGCGTGGAGGCGGCGCTGGTGCGCCACGGGCGCGGCATCGTGGACGAGCAGTTCGTGCTCAACCGCCTGGCGTCGTCCGCCATCGACGCCTACACGGCCGCCTGCGTGCTGTCGCGCGCCTCCCGCGCCGCGCGCCTGCGCCTGGAGTCGGCGCCGCAGGAGCTGCGCCTGGCCGAGGCGTGGGCCGAGGAGTGCGTGACCCGCATGCCGCACTCGCTCAGCGCCACGCGCGACCCGCGCTCGCTGCGCCAGTTCAAGCGCCTGGGCGAGCTGGGCGCCAgcgtggcggcggcgggcggccaGGCCACGCCCAACCCGCTCAACCTGTAG
- the LOC142976123 gene encoding uncharacterized protein LOC142976123, giving the protein MRNMPTLEALPVLLVSALNESVAAEIITELIDNDVTNEYSKENQSADRVWRLTNKYYTADVRVHALTDDKQLDLNPETVEAHIIHVAEEELGHGQSRAEKRAGAAQGAWRRAAVRVLLVDASAAAAAALGAWRGARRAELVARREHAPAPPGPFAAEAGPRRARAALHAHVWPNLVRTDRGPAPPPPASDSSDEEGGAGAEDGEGAEDGEREEAEESRAVERAEAFAAALAALAGEPRGRDVPPDVPREARLDRAEHLLAAFCRALGVDPDAP; this is encoded by the exons atgagaaatatgccTACACTAGAGGCGCTACCAGTTCTTTTAGTAAGCGCTTTAAATGAATCTGTAGCAGCTGAAATTATAACAG AACTGATAGACAACGATGTCACGAATGAATACAGTAAAGAAAACCAGTCGGCAGATCGAGTGTGGAGGCTCACTAACAAGTATTATACCGCTGACGTTAGAGTTCACGCGCTCACCGATGACAAGCAGCTCGATTTGAACCCCGAAACTGTAGAAGCTCATATCATTCAcgtcgcggaggaagag CTAGGTCACGGGCAGAGTCGGGCGGAGAAGCGCGCGGGCGCGGCGCAAGGCGCGTGGCGTCGCGCCGCCGTGCGCGTGCTGCTGGTGGACGCCTCggcggccgccgccgccgcgctgggCGCGTGGCGCGGCGCGCGCCGGGCCGAGCTCGTGGCGCGCCGCGAGcacgcgcccgcgccgcccgggCCCTTCGCCGCCGAGGCGGGCCCGCGCCGGGCGCGCGCCGCGCTGCACGCGCACGTGTGGCCCAACCTCGTGCGCACGGACCGCgggcccgcgccgccgccgcccgcgagCGACTCGTCGGACGAGGAGGGCGGGGCGGGCGCGGAGGACGGGGAGGGCGCGGAGGACGGGGAGCGGGAGGAGGCGGAGGAGTCGCGGGCCGTGGAGCGCGCCGAGGCGTTCgcggcggcgctggcggcgctggcGGGCGAGCCGCGCGGCCGCGACGTGCCGCCGGACGTGCCGCGCGAGGCGCGCCTGGACCGCGCCGAGCACCTGCTGGCCGCCTTCTGCCGCGCGCTCGGCGTGGACCCCGACGCGCCCTGA
- the beg gene encoding malonyl-CoA-acyl carrier protein transacylase beg, which produces MQRALRVFRPLTTRRVQMCFSSSKSGMDKDKSPLRRLLDDSSSFGEAEGEANDPELRWATQPYAARPRRGPPAAERVEPRDTSVLLFPGQGSQSVGMGRRLLEIPAARELYELASSIVGWDVARVCREGPEDELARRCQTAVLVTALGALERVRDERPGAVERVRGAAGFSLGEIAALVFADALSLERALRLVELRAAAMSAASAARPGGMLTVWLAPDAELNHLLLRARERAAERGVEAPVCQVANYLYPGCKVVAGDEEALRFVQEAGAQFGVRRAARVRVEGAFHTPLMAGAEAAMREALRSVELRAPRVAVWCCAEARVYGDAADVRRGLARHVTRPVRWEQTLQALYARPRGEGFPLTLTLGPGAALRSTLRQVNARAWDSSLQIDV; this is translated from the exons ATGCAGCGTGCGTTAAGAGTGTTTCGTCCGCTAACGACGCGACGGGTACAAATGTGCTTCAGTAGCTCTAAATCCGGGATGGATAAAGATAAAAGCCCTCTCCGTCGCCTACTGGACGACTCTAGTTCTTTCGGTGAAGCCGAAGGGGAGGCGAATGATCCGGAGCTGCGTTGGGCGACACAGCCGTACGCGGCACGGCCTCGGCGAGGACCGCCCGCCGCCGAGCGAGTGGAACCGCGGGACACTTCTGTGTTGCTGTTTCCGGGTCAGGGTTCTCAATCTGTCGGCATGGGGCGACGCCTGTTGGAGATTCCAGCCGCCAGAGAACTGTATGAGCTCGCTTCGAGTATAGTGGG GTGGGACGTGGCGCGCGTGTGCCGCGAGGGCCCCGAGGACGAGCTGGCGCGGCGCTGCCAGACCGCCGTGCTGGTGACCGCGCTGGGCGCGCTGGAGCGCGTGCGCGACGAGCGGCCCGGCGCCGTGGAGCGCGTGCGCGGCGCCGCCGGCTTCTCGCTCGGCGAGATCGCCGCGCTCGTGTTCGCCGACGCGCTGTCGCTCGAGCGCGCGCTGCGCCTCGTCGAGCTGCGCGCCGCCGCCATgagcgccgccagcgccgcgcgGCCCGGCGGCATGCTCACCGTGTGGCTGGCGCCCGACGCCGAGCTCAACCACCTGCTGCTGCGCGCGCGCGAGCGCGCGGCCGAGCGCGGCGTGGAGGCGCCCGTGTGCCAGGTCGCCAACTACCTGTACCCCGGCTGCAAGGTGGTCGCCGGCGACGAGGAG GCGCTGCGGTTCGTGCAGGAGGCGGGCGCGCAGTTCGGcgtgcggcgcgcggcgcgcgtGCGCGTGGAGGGCGCGTTCCACACGCCGCTGATGGCGGGCGCGGAGGCGGCGATGCGCGAGGCGCTACGCTCGGTGGAGCTGCGCGCGCCGCGGGTGGCGGTGTGGTGCTGCGCGGAGGCGCGCGTGTACGGTGACGCGGCGGACGTGCGGCGCGGGCTGGCGCGGCACGTGACGCGGCCGGTGCGCTGGGAGCAGACGCTGCAGGCGCTGTACGCGCGGCCGCGGGGCGAGGGCTTCCCGCTGACGCTGACGCTGGGGCCGGGCGCGGCGCTGCGCTCCACGCTGCGGCAGGTGAACGCGCGCGCCTGGGACTCGTCCCTGCAGATCGACGTGTAG